The genomic window CGTGAGAATTGGCGCTTGGAAGCGGCAGTTGGGCTATTAAAGGCAGAGAATTCCGAAGAAACATCAAGCTCGCTTCTCGAATTACTTGAGGCTATTTCGTCGCCTGATGGCAGAAGCACTTTGCCAATCGCGACCACCGAAGTACTGCAGGCATACTTCAAGCGAGGCGAGGAGTTGGCGGCATGGACCAGGCATATGGCCGTCGTTCATCAGTCACTTGGATTCGACGAACGGTCGTTGGCGAAGGAAATTTCGAGAAGGCAGAGATTGATGGTAGCTCTCGAAAGCTTTCTGATGGCCAATCGTGGATTCGAGAGCTTCGAAAACGTACTAGGAAAAGTGCGGGTGTTGGCAGGCTCTACGCTGGCTTTTTCCTTGGCGGACGAGGCCATGAAAGCGTCTCTTGTTCAACTCTTTGTGTTGTCGGCAACGCACATCGAGCAAGTTGTTTCCGAACCCGCTCGACAGATGTCTTATGCTAAGACGCTGCTGGGCGCTTTCGACGCAAAGATAGTCGACGCTTGGGTCCAGGAACATGCGAATGCGCTGCGCACTCTTGCGACACCTGATGCGTGGCTGACGGCAATATGGCCGCTTTTCATGACTGTTGTCGACGACAAGCTACTGACAGCGATGGAGCCCGCTGGGATGCCGATGCAGCTCGCGCAGGGCTGGATGCGCGGGGCTTCATACCGAGAGCTGATTGCTATGACCAAGGACGCCAAAGCGTCTAAGCCTTGGGGAAAAGCCGCTCGCCGCAAGCTCAACGATGCCGATGTGCTTCAGTTCTTGGAAGGCTGTCTCGGTTTTGATTGCCCGTTGATCGTCGCCGCCGTAGGTCAGTTCCTTTTCGGGGCAACAGGGCTCAATGGCGAGGAGGCTGGCGCGCTTAACGATTTTCAGAAGTCTTTGGCTTACGGGTTGCCAAGCAGACTTGCGGTGTCGACCTATGAGTCTGGTCTGGCCGACAGGCAAGTTGCGCAGGAAGTTGCGTTTCAAGTTCGGCTGACTGGATATGAAGGGTTCAATTTCCGTGCCGCGTTACGTGAGCACCGCGATGTAGTTGTACGCTCACTGGCGGCGTACCCCTCTTACTTCGACAAGGTGCTCGATGGTCTGTAAGTCCTAGCGCGGCTCTTCGCGATCTTGGGTTACTGGTGGCGAAGCGGTATTAAGGTCGACAGCTTCCAATCGAACGGATGCAATGACGCGTTGTGTGCAAGCGTTGATAGATTGCATCAGTCGGCAGTCAAGCAACGAAAGACTGCTTAGGTCGAGAACAGCCTCCACCCCCGATACATCTTCCTAATCCCCTGCCCCGCCGGTGTCCGTTTCCGGCCAGAAGCCGACATTGGCAAAGACAGCTAGTTTCCCCGTCCATACCAAGGGCCAACGGCTTCTGGCAGATACGGCCAGTCCGAAGGCCGCGGAAGCGCTGCTCGCGAAGCCTCTGCGTGCTCCGGCGTGAGAAACAAGCCGCCCAGTTCATTGCCACCGTCGATCGCATAGAAGCGGAAATTGGTGTTGACAAGCTGATCGTTGATCACTTTAAAGAAGACGTAGGTAGCAGCTCCCCAGCTCGCATCCTCACTCCTCTGGATATCCGCAGAGTAGATGACGTACTCCGTGCCATTGACCCGAATGGCGTAGCGCGGCATGTCGGGGTCAACTACGTCCTCGATGTGCGCAGGCTGGGAAACATACTTCTCAAGCTCTGGCAGAAGTTGCGAGTACGCCTCGCCAATACCACTCTCCGCTAGATTTTCGGCGTCAAGGAGGATTAATTTGTCGTAATCGAGGTTCACGTTTTTGGTTGTCTGTGCATTGCAAGTGGCGGCCATGATGACCATGAAAAACGTGGTCGCAAACTTGACCAACTGCATGATGGAACCTCCTGTTCCCGTTCAAAACTACCAGCGCTTAGTCCCGCCAACAACCGAAGCATCGCTGGAAACGAGCAGTTGCCCAATGTCCGCTCCGGGTCGGAGGCAGCCATCCAAAGAAAAACTCAGCTCTTACGCTTCGCCCTAGGATGCGCAGCATCATAAACCTTGGCCAGATGCTGGAAATCCAAATGCGTATAGATCTGCGTGGTCGCAATATCCGCATGCCCCAGCAGTTCCTGCACGCCGCGCAGGTCGCCTGAGGATTCCAGAATATGGCTGGCAAAACTGTGCCGCAGCATATGCGGGTGCACGTTTTTGAACAGCCCCTGGCGTTGCGCCAGTTGCTTGATGCGGATCTGCACGGCGCGTTGGCTGATGGGTCCGCCGCTGCGGCCTGGGAATACCGGTTTCTCGCCGGTGCCTCCACTTTCCTTGCGCCACTCCTGCAATGCGTTCATTGCATGCGAGCCGACCGGCACGGTGCGTTCGCGGTTGCCTTTGCCGTGCACCAGCACGATGCCGCTGGCGGTATCGAGGTCGCGCCAGCGCATGGCGCAGAGTTCGCTCAGGCGCAGGCCTGAGGAATAGAACAGTTCGAGCAGCGCGCGGTCGCGCAAGCCGAGCGGTGCATCGGTGGGCAGTTCGACCAGCTGCACAGCTTCATCGGCGTCCAGCACCTGCGGCAGTTTGCGTGGTGCCTTGGGCGCGCGCAGGCCGGCGGCGGGGCTGGTGTCGATGACGTTGTTCTTCAGCAGCCAGGCGTAGAAGCTGCGGCAAGCCGACAGGCGGCGTTGCAGGCTTTTGGCCGACAGGCCGCGGCGGTGCTCGCTGGCGATGAACTCGCGCAGCTGCTCGCCTTGCAGCGCCTGCGGATCGGCGACTTCGTGCGCTTCGCACCATTGGCTGAGCGCAGCGAGGTCGCGCTGGTAGGCGTCCAGCGTGTGCGCCGACATGCGGCGCTCGACCTGCAGATAGGATAGGAATGCCTGGACGGCACTCATCGCCGCGTCACTCCATTCAAGCGCTGTGGAAGCGCTGCAAACCCGTCACCAGCGATTCACCCATCATGCGCAGGAACAGCGTGCCCATGCCGGGATAGAAGCGGTTGGGGTCGTAGCTGCCGACTGCAATCAGGCCGACGCCGGGCAGCGGCAGCAGTGCGGTGGACGAAACTTCGTTGACGCGCTCGCCGTACAGCACCACGTTCTTTTCCTGCTGCAGGCGGCCGCAGATGGGCTCGCCGTCCTGCAGGCAGTCGTGGAACGCAGCCAGCCGTTGGTCGTCCTTGGCGATGACCTGCAGCCACGGCGCTTCGGCCAGTTCCGGCACGTCATCGAAGGAGACGATGCGCACCAGGTCGCCGGCGAAATCTTCTTCCAGCGAGGCGGCCATGGCGCGCAGGGTGTCGGCGGCGCTGTTCTGGCGCATCAGCGCCAGGGTCAGCTGGTGAGTGCGCACGGCCAGGCGTTCGTTGATCTGCGCGTTGGCGCCGAGGTCCGCCAAGCGCCGCGACAGCTCGCGGTTCTTGTCGCGCAGCACTTCCAGCTGGTAGCTGGCCAGCGAGGCGGTGGGGCCGTCGTCGCGCGGCACC from Stenotrophomonas nitritireducens includes these protein-coding regions:
- the xerC gene encoding tyrosine recombinase XerC; translated protein: MSAVQAFLSYLQVERRMSAHTLDAYQRDLAALSQWCEAHEVADPQALQGEQLREFIASEHRRGLSAKSLQRRLSACRSFYAWLLKNNVIDTSPAAGLRAPKAPRKLPQVLDADEAVQLVELPTDAPLGLRDRALLELFYSSGLRLSELCAMRWRDLDTASGIVLVHGKGNRERTVPVGSHAMNALQEWRKESGGTGEKPVFPGRSGGPISQRAVQIRIKQLAQRQGLFKNVHPHMLRHSFASHILESSGDLRGVQELLGHADIATTQIYTHLDFQHLAKVYDAAHPRAKRKS
- a CDS encoding DUF484 family protein — encoded protein: MNDTVEKIGAHEVAAWLRRHPSFLKQFPDLALTMVVPRDDGPTASLASYQLEVLRDKNRELSRRLADLGANAQINERLAVRTHQLTLALMRQNSAADTLRAMAASLEEDFAGDLVRIVSFDDVPELAEAPWLQVIAKDDQRLAAFHDCLQDGEPICGRLQQEKNVVLYGERVNEVSSTALLPLPGVGLIAVGSYDPNRFYPGMGTLFLRMMGESLVTGLQRFHSA